GTCGGCGCCGGTTTCGAGCCCGACGACGCGGTCGACCGGATCGCCCGCGGCCGTGACCATGATGATCCACACACGGCCGCTCTTTTCGCGCAGGTAGCGCGCCAGCGAGAAGCCGTCCTCGTCGGGCAGGCCGACATCGAGCAGCACCACCGCCGGCATCTCGCGATCGGCGATCCGGCGCAGCATGCCGCCATTCTCGGCGCCGCTGACCCTGAGATTCTGGCGTGTCAGGTAGTCGACGAGCATCTGCCGCTGCGAGGCGGCGTCTTCGACAACGACGATGTGGGGGCGGATATCCATGGACGGTCCTACCGTCCTCGACACTGAACACCGCGTCAAGCCGCCGGACGCGATTTTATCAACCTGCGGCCAGGCCACCCGTCCGCAAACGGCCTCAGTTCATCGGCCCGAAGATCTTGCCCGGGTTCATGATGTTGTCGGGGTCGAGCGCCTTCTTCACGGCGCGCATCAGGCTCACCGCCTCGCCGTGCTCGGCATAGAGGTACTTGATCTTGCCGATGCCAACGCCGTGCTCGCCGGTGCAGGTGCCGCCGAGGTTCTGCGCCCGCGCGATCATGCGGTCGTTTAGCCCTTCCGCCCGCGGCAGGTAGGTCGGATCGTTCGGGTCCACCATCATGGTGAGATGGAAATTGCCGTCGCCGACGTGGCCGACGATGGGGGCATAGAGGCCGCTGGCCACGACGTCCTTCTGGGTCTCGAGGATGCATTCGGCGAGGTTGGAGATGGGCACGCACACGTCGGTCGCCCACATGCCCCAGCCCGGCCTGGCGGCCTTGGCGGCCCAGGCGGCATCGTGGCGCGCCTGCCACATCCTGCTGCGCTCCTCGGCCTGGCCGGTCCAGGCGAAGTCGCCGCCGCCGTTGTCGGCGGCCAGCGCCTGCACCATCTCGGCCTGCTCCCTGGTGCCGGCCTCGGTGCCGTGAAACTCCAGCAGCAGCAGGTTCTTGTGCGGCAGGCTGAGCTTGGAATACCTGTTCACGGTACTGACCGTCTCCGTGTCCATCAGCTCGATGCGCGCCACCGGGATGCCGGACTGGATCGTCTGGATCACCGTGTTGACCGCGCCCTCGAGGCTGTCGAAAGCGCAAGTCGCCGCGACCATCGATTCAGGGATGCCGTACAGGCGCAGCGTCACCTCGGTGATGATGCCCAGCGTGCCTTCGGAGCCCACGAACAGCTTCACCATGTCGTAGCCCGCGCTCGACTTGCGTGAGCGCCGGCCGAGCCGCATCAGTCGGCCGTCGGCGGTCACCACCTGCATCGCCAGCACATTCTCGCGCATCGTGCCGTAGCGCACCGCGTTGGTGCCTGAGGCCCGCGTGCTGGCCATGCCGCCGATCGAGGCGTCGGCGCCGGGATCGATCGGGAAGAACAGGCCAGTGGCGCGGATGTACTCGTTGAGCTGCTTGCGCGTGACGCCGGGCTGCACGACAACGTCGAGGTCGGCCTCGTTGACCTGCAGAACCTTGTTCATGCGGCTGACGTCGAGCGAGATGCCGCCGTTGGGCGCGCTGATATGGCCTTCGAGCGAGGTGCCGGTGCCGTAGGCGATCACCGGCGTGCCGTGGCGGGCACAGATCTGCACGATCTTCTGCACCTCCTCGGCCGATTCGGCGAAGACCACGGCATCGGGCAGCGGCGCCTCGTGATAGCTGATATCCTTGCCGTGCTGCTCGCGCACGGCATGCGCCGTGCTCAGCCGGTCGCCGACCAGCGCCTTGAGCTCGGCGATGGTGGCGTCGACCTGGGGCGGTCGCGAGGGGGCGGCGAGGGCCATGACAAGCTCCGGTTCGGCGATGCGCTGATGGCCGGACATTGCCCACAAATGTGGGGGTCGTTCAAGGCACCGCCCGATGCGCTGTGTCGTTTGTGAGGCAGGGAGGAGTTTCCGACATGGCGGATTCGGCTGTCACCGGCGTCAGCGGCCGGATCATCGAGACTGACATTCCCTCCCGGCTCGACAGGCTGCCGTGGAGCCGGTTCCACACGCTGGTCGTGATCGCGCTGGGCGTGACCTGGGCACTGGACGGGCTGGAAGTCACCCTGGCCGGCACCCTGGCCGGGGCCCTGAGACAGAGTCCCGCGCTGCAGCTCAGCAACACCGAGGTCGGGCTGGCGGCCAGCGCCTATCTCGCCGGCGCGGTGCTCGGTGGCCTGGGCTTCGGCTGGCTCACCGACATTCTGGGACGCCGCAAGCTCTTCTTCATCACGCTGTCGGTCTACATCGTGGCCACGGGGGCGACGGCGTTCTCCTGGGATTTCTGGAGCTTCGCCATCTTCCGCTTCTTCACCGGCGCCGGCATCGGCGGCGAGTACACGGCGATCAACTCGACCATCCAGGAACTGATCCCGGCACGGGTGCGCGGGCGCACCGACCTGGCGATCAACGGCTGCTTCTGGCTGGGGGCGCTGTTCGGGGCGGGCGGCGCGACGGTGTTGCTCGATCCGGCGCTGTTCGAGCCGGACCACGGCTGGCGGCTCGCCTTCCTGATCGGCTCCGTGCTTGGCCTGTTCATCCTGCTGATGCGCTACTGGATTCCCGAGAGCCCGCGCTGGCTGGTGCTGCATGGCCGCGTCGAGGAGGCGCGCAGGATCGTCGAGAGGATCGAGAGGAGCGTCGCGGACCGCGGCCATCGCTTCGATGCTGCGCCGGTGCCGACGCTGAAGCTCCGGGCGCGCGAGCGCCTGCAAGTGCGCGAGGTCGTGCACGTGCTGTTCGATCTGCATCGCTGGCGGGCCATCGTCGGCCTGGTGCTGATGGCGGCGCAGGCCTTCTTCTACAATGCGATCTTCTTCACCTACGCGCTGGTGCTGGGCGAGTTCTACGGCGTGCCGGTCGACGATGTCGCGCTGTACATCATTCCCTTCGCGGTGGGCAACCTGCTGGGGCCGCTGATCCTCGGCCCGTTCTTCGACTCGGTGGGGCGGCGCGCCATGATCGCGCTGACCTATGCCGTGTCGGGCGCGCTGCTGGCGCTGAGCGCCTGGCTGTTCTGGGCCGGCTGGCTCGACGCCACGACGCAGACGATCGCCTGGTCGGGGATCTTCTTCGTCGCCTCGGCGGCGGCAAGCTCGGCCTACCTCACCGTCTCCGAGACCTTCCCGCTGGAGCTGCGCGCGGTGGCGATCGCCGTGTTCTACGCCATCGGCACGGGCGTCGGCGGCGTCGCCGGCCCGACGATCTTCGGCGCCCTGATCGACACCGGCTCGCGGTCGTCGCTGGCGGCCGGCTACATCGCCGGCGCCGCGCTGATGCTGGGCGCGGCGCTGGTGCAGTGGCGCTGGGGCGTGGCGGCGGAGCGGCGCTCGCTGGAATCCGTCTGCCGCCCCTTGGCCGCCGTCGATTGACGGCCTACGGTGCGGCGACATCCCAGCCGCCGCGAGGACCAGTACCGTGAACCAGATTACGCCCGCCCTGCGCAACGAGCCCGAGGGCGTCAGCATCAACGCCTGGTCCTCGATCAAGGACACCTTCGGCTCGCCCCGGGTGACGCGCGCCGCGGGCGTCTACTTCCACGACGATACCGGCAAGCGCTGGCTCGACTTCACGGCGCAGCTGTTCAACGTCAATCTCGGACACCAGGACCGGCGCATCGTCGAGGCCATCAAGGCGC
The window above is part of the Alphaproteobacteria bacterium genome. Proteins encoded here:
- a CDS encoding FAD-binding protein; translation: MALAAPSRPPQVDATIAELKALVGDRLSTAHAVREQHGKDISYHEAPLPDAVVFAESAEEVQKIVQICARHGTPVIAYGTGTSLEGHISAPNGGISLDVSRMNKVLQVNEADLDVVVQPGVTRKQLNEYIRATGLFFPIDPGADASIGGMASTRASGTNAVRYGTMRENVLAMQVVTADGRLMRLGRRSRKSSAGYDMVKLFVGSEGTLGIITEVTLRLYGIPESMVAATCAFDSLEGAVNTVIQTIQSGIPVARIELMDTETVSTVNRYSKLSLPHKNLLLLEFHGTEAGTREQAEMVQALAADNGGGDFAWTGQAEERSRMWQARHDAAWAAKAARPGWGMWATDVCVPISNLAECILETQKDVVASGLYAPIVGHVGDGNFHLTMMVDPNDPTYLPRAEGLNDRMIARAQNLGGTCTGEHGVGIGKIKYLYAEHGEAVSLMRAVKKALDPDNIMNPGKIFGPMN
- a CDS encoding MFS transporter, which codes for MADSAVTGVSGRIIETDIPSRLDRLPWSRFHTLVVIALGVTWALDGLEVTLAGTLAGALRQSPALQLSNTEVGLAASAYLAGAVLGGLGFGWLTDILGRRKLFFITLSVYIVATGATAFSWDFWSFAIFRFFTGAGIGGEYTAINSTIQELIPARVRGRTDLAINGCFWLGALFGAGGATVLLDPALFEPDHGWRLAFLIGSVLGLFILLMRYWIPESPRWLVLHGRVEEARRIVERIERSVADRGHRFDAAPVPTLKLRARERLQVREVVHVLFDLHRWRAIVGLVLMAAQAFFYNAIFFTYALVLGEFYGVPVDDVALYIIPFAVGNLLGPLILGPFFDSVGRRAMIALTYAVSGALLALSAWLFWAGWLDATTQTIAWSGIFFVASAAASSAYLTVSETFPLELRAVAIAVFYAIGTGVGGVAGPTIFGALIDTGSRSSLAAGYIAGAALMLGAALVQWRWGVAAERRSLESVCRPLAAVD